Within the Catalinimonas niigatensis genome, the region AGGATAGGAGATGATAATGGTTTCACCACCCAGAAAGAAGGGATTCACGAGTTGTCGCTCGGGTGTCATCATGCTCATGCGCCAGCTTTCTTCTGCCAGTGGAGGGATGCTGATCAGGTCGTGCTCTTTCAGGAAATCTACGGATTCATTGTACAGCCTTAAGATTAGTTCGGGTTGCTTGCCGGGTGGCACATAAGTATTTTTTACTTGCTCAAGGGCTGCATGCCAGTCATTGCCAAATCCCATTTCCTGCGAAGCCTTGAGCATTTGCTCATCACACCAGGCAAACTCTTTGTTGGCAATCTCAATCAGTTTCTCCGGTGTATAGGGAATCATCTCATTTTCCAGTTGACGGATCAGTTCTTCCTTTCCGATAGGATTGCCTACGATGCCACTGGCGTCTCTTTTCTGGGCGCTGATAACCTTGCTTTTCTTGTGCAGACTATCCGCATAGCTGGTCAGGAGCGTGTCTAGCTGATGATAGGGATGCTCAGTCCACCAGGTGAACATGGGGTCATAGCCATGATAAAAAGTGTAGATATCAGAGAGAGCATCTTTCATTTCCTTAAGCACTTCAATGGATTGGTCGGCCATCTTGCTGTCAACAGAGTCGCCTTTGCTCAGTTTGTCCATCGCTCCTTTGAGATCTTTGGATAGTTCATTCAATTGACCTGCCACTTGCTGTCCTTCCATTGAAGTCCCTCTTCTTCGTCCTTGGTTAAGATCATAGACTACGGAGGCAAAAGGAATCCAGGTCTGAATATCTGATAACTTCTGCTGTTGTCCTTTCAGTTGGTACTGACTTTCAGCCAATTCCTTTTGAAACAACAGGTAATCAACCCGGCTTCCGGTAGGCAAATCATTAAAGGGAAGTTGTGCAAGTTGTTGCTGATAATCACTCATCAATTGCTGAAGTCTCTGTATACGTTCAGGAGAACTTTTGATGGAATAGAATTTTGAAAGTATGTTCAGATCAGCCTGATAATGCACCATAAGGTTGTTCACTTCGCTGCTTTGCTGATAAAGTGGATTCAATTGAGATTGGGCAAAAGTATTGCAGCTCATCAGCAGAGCAATAAGGATTAAGCAGAAGTATCTCATATAGATCAGGTGTGTAAGCTAATGCCACTTAGGATTCCAAAAGCAGCAATTGACAAGTTTAATAAATATCTGTCTGAAATAGAATCTTAAAAAGCAGCATCATGAATGAATATCAAAAAAAGTAAAGCGTATAAGGTGTCGGTTTTGATGGATAGATTTTCTTCATAGAGATAAACCCTGGAAGTATTGAATATTAGCTTTTGTCTTCCGGTTGTGGATCAATCTTCATGAGAGAAAATCAGGAACAATTAGTAGAGATTAGATTTGTACTTATTCTGTCATAAAACGAAACTGATAATCGCTGAACGACCAGACATTTTTACCATCTGGTATCACTACTTTCCCACTTTTATTACCTTCAGTATCCATTACAACATGTAAGCCGATCCGGGTAAATTCCCCATTTTTATAATCGTAGGTCTCACCATCATCATCATACAATTCATACACATTGGGTTTATTCCCATAATGACGAATTTCAAGGGGGTGTTTACGATTATCCAATCTTGTGATTTCAGGAAACAGAGGAATGATCCCGCCATCTTTTACATATACAGGAATCTTACTTAGTCCCGGCGATGCAGTGATCACTTCTCCTTCACCAACCAATGCCCCGGTATAGAAATCATACCATTTACCCTGGGGCAGTATTACCTTGCGTTCTTTCTCACCATCAAACAAGGGCGCTACCAACACCGATGGACCTACCATAAACTGGTCTTTAACTTCTTGCTTTACCGCCATCGCATAAGGATTTTCAGTAGCATCAAAAGCCTCTTCTGACAAAGTAGGATCAATGGCATACCCTGCTTCCAGATTCATCGCTCGCATCGGAGGGATACCTTGAAAAGTATAATCGGCAAAGGCAGTATATAAATAAGGGATGAGCCTCATTCTTAGCTTTGCAATAGCATTCACATCCTCTGCTACATCTGGGAAAGACCAGGGTTTGGTACCATCAGCCCAGGCATTGATCATCGCCAAAGGAGAGAAGCATACGGTCTGCATGCGGCGTAACCACTCTTCTGAAGTCTGAGAAGCTCTCACTTCAGGTGTCCAGAGTACACCGATAAACGAACTATTGATCAGGGCAGTAATGAAATCGCGGTGATTATAATAATCATTATACAGCACAAATGGAAAGGAAGAAGTGCCGGCATTAGCCCCACGAACCAGCCCGTAGGTACGAAGATTCTCATCTTGATACATTTTTGTGGTTACTTTTTGCATCAAAGAGCCGTAAATTTGTCTCATCTGTTCGGCAGAAGTTCCCGACGGAAACGTGGCCACATCCGGCCATAGCCAGGAATCATAACCATCGTTTTCATCCATTTTATAGCCACTCACTCCCATATTTAGCTGGTGTTTCTTAAAGTGGTCGGTCATTATTTTCTGAACTTCAGACATTGTATAGTCAGGAACAAGCCCATTCCAAACGGTATGGCTGGAGGTATAGGGCTTTATCTTCGTATACAATTCTCCATCGGGCGACACGTAGGGATTTATCCAAAGATTGGTACGGATATGTTTTTCTTTTAACCCTTCAACAAAGGATTCAGGATCTTCAAATCGGGACGTATCCCATTCGTAGGTACAAGGGTAAGATCGTGTCATCCAACCCGGTTCAAGTCCAACCACATTCAGAGGAAAGCCTCTTTTTTCAAACTCATTCACTTCATTTTGTACGTCTTTGTCTGTATACAAAGTGGGCACACGTTGCCAGAATCCCAGCCCCCATTTAGGAGGTAATGTTCCCCCTCCATTCATGAGGTTATAACGGCGTACGACATCTAGCATGGTTTTACCGGCAAAAACAATAACTTCTACACCATCAGCAGGAACTAAAAATTCCAGATTGTCAGAATAGG harbors:
- a CDS encoding DUF885 family protein, with amino-acid sequence MRYFCLILIALLMSCNTFAQSQLNPLYQQSSEVNNLMVHYQADLNILSKFYSIKSSPERIQRLQQLMSDYQQQLAQLPFNDLPTGSRVDYLLFQKELAESQYQLKGQQQKLSDIQTWIPFASVVYDLNQGRRRGTSMEGQQVAGQLNELSKDLKGAMDKLSKGDSVDSKMADQSIEVLKEMKDALSDIYTFYHGYDPMFTWWTEHPYHQLDTLLTSYADSLHKKSKVISAQKRDASGIVGNPIGKEELIRQLENEMIPYTPEKLIEIANKEFAWCDEQMLKASQEMGFGNDWHAALEQVKNTYVPPGKQPELILRLYNESVDFLKEHDLISIPPLAEESWRMSMMTPERQLVNPFFLGGETIIISYPTHTMSHEDKLMSMRGNNPHFSRSTVHHELIAGHGLQYFMNNRYKTYRNFYTPFWMEGWALYWERLLWDLNFPQSAEDRIGMLFWRMHRCARIIFSLNYHLGEWTPQQCIDFLVERVGRP
- a CDS encoding TIM-barrel domain-containing protein, which translates into the protein MYNSLLNYFQSKLTGSIPPISLKSGMEKRSMGMYILIFILGQTSCTDKQNVENQGNLEWNKEAAGVWKISFGSPDTINLLSELDITSRLDAIAEMGEDTLPFAHEDISFEVVDGKIYIRFPLEKEEKIFGLGLNFKTVEQRGRIMRLHVDHYGGEDDGRTHAPVPFFVSSRGYGALINAARYIDVWAGTSVRKDSKNPPVIRDRNTDPEWSAQPYSDNLEFLVPADGVEVIVFAGKTMLDVVRRYNLMNGGGTLPPKWGLGFWQRVPTLYTDKDVQNEVNEFEKRGFPLNVVGLEPGWMTRSYPCTYEWDTSRFEDPESFVEGLKEKHIRTNLWINPYVSPDGELYTKIKPYTSSHTVWNGLVPDYTMSEVQKIMTDHFKKHQLNMGVSGYKMDENDGYDSWLWPDVATFPSGTSAEQMRQIYGSLMQKVTTKMYQDENLRTYGLVRGANAGTSSFPFVLYNDYYNHRDFITALINSSFIGVLWTPEVRASQTSEEWLRRMQTVCFSPLAMINAWADGTKPWSFPDVAEDVNAIAKLRMRLIPYLYTAFADYTFQGIPPMRAMNLEAGYAIDPTLSEEAFDATENPYAMAVKQEVKDQFMVGPSVLVAPLFDGEKERKVILPQGKWYDFYTGALVGEGEVITASPGLSKIPVYVKDGGIIPLFPEITRLDNRKHPLEIRHYGNKPNVYELYDDDGETYDYKNGEFTRIGLHVVMDTEGNKSGKVVIPDGKNVWSFSDYQFRFMTE